Sequence from the Lentimicrobiaceae bacterium genome:
AACAACATTGTTTCTTACCTTAGCCAGCATACAGATGGAACCAGTGAGAACAAGATGTACAATATCAATGTTGGAGCCGATTATTATCTGAACGATCGCAATTCTATTACGCTACAGTACCAGAACCGCCATATGGACCGTTCGGAAGATGAAACTACCGATAATCTTACAAAAGATTCGGCATTTAACCTGAAAAGGAATTTCGACCGGAATACAGAAGGAAGCCGTAAGATGAGAACAAATGAATACACACTAAATTACAAACGTACCTTTGAAATGAAAGGGAAGGAGCTTACTGCAGATTTTATTGTTAGTGATAACAGCATGGACGGGGATGAAGATATGCTGCAACGTGAATTTTCCGGAGATACGGTAAGTAGTACTTCACTTCAGCGTTCGATATCCGACAATTCAAACAACATGTATATTGCCCAGGCAAATTATGTTGCTCCTCTTGGTGAAGGTGGCAGATTGGAAGCCGGCTTCAAAAGCTCATACCGTCAACAGGTTTCGGGCAACAATCTGTACAACGTATTGACTAATGATCAACGGGATACTATACAACGAAATCATTTTGCTTACGATGAACAAATTCATGCTATCTATGGAATTTATTCCAACAGCATAAAAAAATTCAAATACCAGGTAGGATTGCGGCTCGAAGAAGCATACACCGAATCGGAACTGAAATATAAAAATGACAAATTCGATAATAATTATTTTAGTTTTTATCCTTCCGTGCATCTGGTGCAGGAAATTGGAAAAGAACAGGAAGTGCAGTTAAGTTACAGTCGCAGGATAAACCGCCCCAATCCCAGGATGATGAATCCTTTTGTGGATTATGAGGATTCACTAAACGTACGCCAGGGTAACCCCAAGTTAAAACCGGAATACATCAATTCGTTCGAGCTGGGGTATTCCAAATACTGGGGAAAAACTTCTTTTACAGGCAGTGTATTTTACCGGAGAACGGATGATGTGATAAATTCTGTAAGCGTTCTGGATTCCAATAATGTTACTTTTACCTCCTATTATAACTTATCTAATAATCAATCCTATGGAATAGAATTGATAGCCACCAAAGAATTTTTCAAAATTCTGAAAATAAATGCAAACTATTCCTGGTTTAAAAGCACTTTCGACGGAAGTAAGGAATATAATATTCCAAAAACAGAAGACTACACATGGACAGCCAAGCTGAATCTTAATCTCAATCTCTCCAAAGATTTTTTCTTTCAGGTCATCTCCAATTACCGTGCTCCGGTAACTATGGCTCAGGGAAAGAGAAAGGAAACTTATTTTACTGATGTTGCATTGCGAAAAGATTTTCTGAAGGGGAAATTATCGGTAAATGCACGTATGAGTGATGTATTTGCAACCCGTAAATACAGTTCTGAAACCTATGGAGAAGGTTTTACCTACGCATCTACCCACAAGGGCGAATCGCAGATAATTTTCCTGGGAATAAGCTATAAGTTTAATAATTACAAACAACAAAAACCCAACAGGGAAGCCAATGGTGAAGAAGGAGATATGGGCGAATTTTAGTCTATTTTCCGGATGTTTCCCGAACCGTTGATGTTGGTGGTAATATCGGGAGAACCCTTATAACTTACATTTCCGCTTCCGCTGATGGAAACATCCAGTTTTTCGAGCGCCATCACATAGCAGTTTCCTGAACCGTTAACATCTACACTACAGCGGCTTCCCGGCATTTCTTCAGAATGGATATTGCCTGAACCGTTGATGGTAAACCATTGTTTTTTGGCAGTACCTTTCAGCAAAATTTTACCGGAACCTCCGATTTTGCAGGTGAGTTCATCATATTCTACATTAAGAAACACACTGCCAGAACCATTGATTGCCAGTTTCAGTTCTTCTCCTTTAAAGGTACCTTTGGTTTCTACATCTGCCGAAGCATTAACTGTGAGTTTTTCAAGTGTATTGGCAGTAAGAAAAATATTGATGCCCTTGTGGCTCCCCAGGCATTTTCTTTCCAGCTCAATTACCAAGGTGTTCCCGGCAACGTGGCACGCAATTTCATCAAGAATATTTTGTTGTGCTTCGATACGAAGCGATTGTGTAGTACCTTGCTGAAGATACAAATGGGCAGGAACATTCACTTCAATTTTTGTAAAAGGATCAGCCTGCATAACCCTTGCCACAGATTCTCCTTTGCCGTTGATGCAATCCATACAACCGCAAAAGGAAAACAATGCCATAATTAACAGAAAGAATATCTTTTTCATTTTCTTATTTTTTACAAATATAGTAAACTTATTCACCCGAGTTCGGGATAAAATATTTTTTCCATCTGCTTGATATTAACCTGTCAGAATTTTAATATCAATAGAAAGGATTTTTTATTTTTGGTGAATTCTCCGTCGAGAGATCAATAATTAATGTCTATGGACAATTTTTTCTTAAAAATCAACATTCTATTAACGTTCATCGCCTACGGCGAAATGTAACATGAAGAAATATTCCAAAAATGGCTTGCAACCTTGTCCCGAAATCAGTTTAATACTAAGAAAAAAACATTTTTCAATATTATAAACACTTGAATCCCGTTTCAGTTTACTTTTGTATCAAATTTGCAAAACCTTTGAAAAGAATCTTACCTGCTTTTTTGGCTTTTACCTTACTTTATAATGCAGTAGGATACTATATTGTATATAAGACTGTCCAATACCAGGCGAAAAAAGAAATGAAACACCGTATATTTCGCCTTGTGCCTGAAAAAGAATTACTACGTTTTGCTGCCGATGACCCGGATTTTTGCTATAACGCAAAATTTATCAATCCACATGAATTTATTTTTGGAGAGAAAATGTATGATATAGTAAAGGAAATTAGTGAAAACGGAAGGATTTATTACATGTGTGTTAACGATGAAAAAGAAGGAACTTTATTAAAAAATTTTAACAGACTTACCTCCGACGACGGTCCTAAAAAATCACAGACACAGCAAACAATGCAACGACTATATAAGTTGCTGGTAAATGAATTTACTGATAATTCTGAAAAATTTACAAATTATATACATAAAAACAAACTTGTATTTACAGAATATAATTGTTTTTATTCTATTCCAGAAGTGGAAATGGTTCCTCCTCCCCCCAAGATATAAATTATTGATAAACAGTTTTTATTTCAGAGTATAGTATATCTCTGTTTTAACTTATTTATTAATAATTTTAGTACAATGAAACCTATATTCCACAAATACAGATGAAAATGATGTTCAACCTTATGGGTTTTATTTGACAATTAAATAACAAATTAATTACAAATGAGAAAAATAATTTTTACTTTATGTATATTTACCTGTTTTATTTATAGTGTTACAGCGCAACAGGTAACAGTTTATGATAAGTCGGACCTGCAGCCCATCGTTAATGTATCCGTTTATAACCAGGCAAAATCTGCAGCTGAAATGACCGATGCCAAAGGCGTGGCAAAACTGTCGGCTTTTAAAGATAATGACACACTGTTTTTTAAGCATATAGCTTATCAGGAATTTAAAATTACCAAAAAGGCACTCTCTCAAAGTAAATATAAAGTGTATTTAGCCGATAATATTATCCGGCTTGATGAGGTGGTGCTTTCAGCGAATAAATTTGAAGAAAAAAAAGCGGATATCCCTCACAAAATTGACATAATCACTGCAAAACAGATAGCATTTAATAATCCGCAAACCAGTGCAGACCTTCTGCAACAAAACGGAAATATTTTCGTACAGCAAAGCCAACTGGGCGGTGGAAGCCCGGTACTCAGGGGCTTTGAAGCCAACAAGGTGTTGCTTGTTGTTGATGGAGTGAGAATGAATAATGCCATTTACCGTAGCGGTCACCTGCAAAGTATCATTACCGTTGACCCTAACATTTTACAAAGAGTAGAAGTGGTTTTTGGCCCGGGTTCAGTTATTTATGGAAGCGATGCCCTGGGAGGAGTGGTGCATTTTTACACCCCCAATCCTTTACTGAGTTTTAACGGAAAGCCTTATGTGAACTCCGGTTTTTTTACAAGGTATTCTTCGGCAGCCAACGAAATGAGCGGGAATGTCCATTTTAATATCGGATTGAAAAAATGGGCATTTCTAACCAATATCTCTTACAAAAACCTGGACGACCTTCATATGGGAAGCGTACGCGACCCTTTTTACGGCGATTTTGGTAAATGTAATTACTATGTAAAAAGAATAAATGGTACTGACAGCCTTCTGAAAAATTCAGATCCGAATTTGCAAAAAGAAACCGGGTATTCTCAATACGATATCATGCAGAAAATATTGTTTCAGGCAAACCGTAACACTCGTTACATTCTTAATCTGCAATACTCCAACTCCAGCAACATCCAACGCTATGACCGTCTGCAACAATTTGCGGGCGGATTACCCAAGTATGCCGAATGGTATTATGGACCTCAAAGCCGTTTGCTGGCTTCACTTCGGGCTGAACTCAGCGGAGATAGAAAATTGTACGACAATTGGAATACTACTATTGCTTATCAGAATATCAGCGAGGACAGGATAAGCCGGAAATACCGCAAAAACAACAAACAATACCAGTTGGAAACGGTGGATGTATTTTCGCTTAACACCGACCTGATGAAAAAAGTAACCCCGGTAAACGAATTGCGCTACGGGTTGGAAACCGTGTATAATTCGGTTTCTTCTGAGGCTTACCAGAAAAATATCCTTACCGGTGAAAAAACTTACGATATGGCTACGCGCTACCCTGATGACTATAATTATATGTTCACACTCGCTGCTTATGCTACCCATAACTGGGAGATCAGCAAGAAATTCATCTTCTCGCAGGGTGTACGCATCAATTACATAGCCCTGCGATCGGTATATACAGATACGATGATGAAAATTATGCAGTTTCCGTTCGACAACACTATTAAACAAGACAATACTGCTGTCAATGGAAATTTAGGCTTTGTGTATCTCCCCGGCAGCAACTGGCGCTTTGCCCTGAGTGCAGCTTCAGGTTTCCGTGCTCCCAATGTGGATGATGTGGGAAAGGTAAACGATTCGAACGCAAAAGACCATTTGTTGGTTATTCCCAACCCCGACCTGAAACCCGAATATTCCTACAACCTGGATTTTACACTGGGTAAAACAGCATTCAATACTTTAAACCTTGAATTTACCGGTTTTTATACTTTACTAAAAGATGCCATCGTTTCCAGTTCTGCCACTTTTAACGGGCAGGATTCCGTGTCGTACGATGGACAAATGTGCGGTATACAAACAAATACCAACAAAGGAGAAGCATATATTTACGGTTTGCAGGCAAATGCAAAATTACAGCTCAATCCGCAACTTTCCGTAACAAGTAATTTAACCTACACCTATGGAAGGGTAAAGGAAGGCGATCAGCCGCTTGATCATGTACCTCCTTTTTATGGTGCTACCACCTACCATTTTGAGTTGAAAAAGTTTCATTCCGAGTTTAGTATAAAATATAATGGCTGGAAAAAGCTGAAAGATTACAACCCCAGCGGCGAAGATAACCTTGCATCGGCTACCGAAAAAGGGATGCCTGCGTGGTACACCCTAAACTTGCGGGCAGGATACCAGATTACAAAACAATTCAACTTGCAGATGGCGTTGGAAAATATGCTTGATATGCATTACAGGGTTTTTGCTTCGGGTGTAAGCGCTCCGGGCAGGAATTTTGTTATCACCTTACGAGGAAATTTTTAACCTGAGAAAGTAAATTAAATGTGTGCCATCCTTTGTAATTTTAGCGAGGGATGGCACTTTTTATGGCTATTGTAAAAGTTCTATGTTTGAAAAATATTAAACCGTTGCAAAAACTTTTTCAGACTTCGATGATGCTCAGTCTGGCAACTAATTACTATTAACCTGAGTTCAGCATAAGGTTGCAAACCATTCTTGTAATATTTCTTCATGTTAAAATCCTGACGGGTTGTTACCAGGCAGATGGAAAACATACTTTATCCCGAAACTCAGGTTAACAGGTCCCTTATTTACACAGTTTTTCCCGGACAGTTCCATTGAACCTCTTCCTCAGACAACTGAATTTCTTCTTCATTCGTCTGTTATCGTTGTTCTCAATAAAAATTATACATTCATTTCTTTTCCAGGGTCCCAGAAAAGACTGTTGAAGTGTACCACCTTGTCGTCCTGCACTTCGATACCTTCGTTTTCAAGGAG
This genomic interval carries:
- a CDS encoding DUF2807 domain-containing protein, with protein sequence MKKIFFLLIMALFSFCGCMDCINGKGESVARVMQADPFTKIEVNVPAHLYLQQGTTQSLRIEAQQNILDEIACHVAGNTLVIELERKCLGSHKGINIFLTANTLEKLTVNASADVETKGTFKGEELKLAINGSGSVFLNVEYDELTCKIGGSGKILLKGTAKKQWFTINGSGNIHSEEMPGSRCSVDVNGSGNCYVMALEKLDVSISGSGNVSYKGSPDITTNINGSGNIRKID
- a CDS encoding TonB-dependent receptor, whose amino-acid sequence is MCKSFKVNFLLIFLFSTTSFVFSQRPSQGNGSMPQGSGKITGILIDAQASQPIEYGNVLVFRVKDSVMVTGNISNVTGKFTIEPVPFGKYYLKIQFIGYKTKYINNVSILSKNPEVDLGKIQISQSASSLSAVDVVAQKEMITNNLDKKVINVDRNIASSGGTAIDVMQNLPSVSVESDGNISLRGNTNVTILIDGKPSGMANLSASDALSQIPASSIESVELVTNPSVRYDPEGTSGIINIVLKKKSLLGLNGMVQANAGTGDKYSGTLNLNYRNKGLNLFGNMDLRQHRSKDSGTGFRTTEYNNIVSYLSQHTDGTSENKMYNINVGADYYLNDRNSITLQYQNRHMDRSEDETTDNLTKDSAFNLKRNFDRNTEGSRKMRTNEYTLNYKRTFEMKGKELTADFIVSDNSMDGDEDMLQREFSGDTVSSTSLQRSISDNSNNMYIAQANYVAPLGEGGRLEAGFKSSYRQQVSGNNLYNVLTNDQRDTIQRNHFAYDEQIHAIYGIYSNSIKKFKYQVGLRLEEAYTESELKYKNDKFDNNYFSFYPSVHLVQEIGKEQEVQLSYSRRINRPNPRMMNPFVDYEDSLNVRQGNPKLKPEYINSFELGYSKYWGKTSFTGSVFYRRTDDVINSVSVLDSNNVTFTSYYNLSNNQSYGIELIATKEFFKILKINANYSWFKSTFDGSKEYNIPKTEDYTWTAKLNLNLNLSKDFFFQVISNYRAPVTMAQGKRKETYFTDVALRKDFLKGKLSVNARMSDVFATRKYSSETYGEGFTYASTHKGESQIIFLGISYKFNNYKQQKPNREANGEEGDMGEF
- a CDS encoding TonB-dependent receptor; amino-acid sequence: MRKIIFTLCIFTCFIYSVTAQQVTVYDKSDLQPIVNVSVYNQAKSAAEMTDAKGVAKLSAFKDNDTLFFKHIAYQEFKITKKALSQSKYKVYLADNIIRLDEVVLSANKFEEKKADIPHKIDIITAKQIAFNNPQTSADLLQQNGNIFVQQSQLGGGSPVLRGFEANKVLLVVDGVRMNNAIYRSGHLQSIITVDPNILQRVEVVFGPGSVIYGSDALGGVVHFYTPNPLLSFNGKPYVNSGFFTRYSSAANEMSGNVHFNIGLKKWAFLTNISYKNLDDLHMGSVRDPFYGDFGKCNYYVKRINGTDSLLKNSDPNLQKETGYSQYDIMQKILFQANRNTRYILNLQYSNSSNIQRYDRLQQFAGGLPKYAEWYYGPQSRLLASLRAELSGDRKLYDNWNTTIAYQNISEDRISRKYRKNNKQYQLETVDVFSLNTDLMKKVTPVNELRYGLETVYNSVSSEAYQKNILTGEKTYDMATRYPDDYNYMFTLAAYATHNWEISKKFIFSQGVRINYIALRSVYTDTMMKIMQFPFDNTIKQDNTAVNGNLGFVYLPGSNWRFALSAASGFRAPNVDDVGKVNDSNAKDHLLVIPNPDLKPEYSYNLDFTLGKTAFNTLNLEFTGFYTLLKDAIVSSSATFNGQDSVSYDGQMCGIQTNTNKGEAYIYGLQANAKLQLNPQLSVTSNLTYTYGRVKEGDQPLDHVPPFYGATTYHFELKKFHSEFSIKYNGWKKLKDYNPSGEDNLASATEKGMPAWYTLNLRAGYQITKQFNLQMALENMLDMHYRVFASGVSAPGRNFVITLRGNF